The Amblyomma americanum isolate KBUSLIRL-KWMA chromosome 3, ASM5285725v1, whole genome shotgun sequence genome window below encodes:
- the LOC144123212 gene encoding uncharacterized protein LOC144123212, translating into MSSVGAVSAAQSGRGNRFFAATADDYQVILPNLPSGRIVANTVFMHGDPRARPYRVEDYRDTLANLGALPDVVALGAYQMNHVWAVTMTTADAAQKLLLAVDVKVKDRPCLLIDPNNREVRVKLHWLLHGVTDEDVRVALSPYGKVLEVTREKWRALGVTEKGSTTRTVGLKLHADVKIDDIPHQLKIAGELTLVVVPGRAPLCLRCKSTGHIRRDCKVPRCSRCRRFGHVDADCAKTYASVAGPVQANDISDHLMDEEDSEETARTSRNLVTQGASSNFQGEQLIDGGDKPADKRRHDDAEGGNEKDEASTTGHPSPGGGEKPPTEPAPVTVMDSDSISAAAKRPHDAGENGKELSVVAADEPPAKTTVGRRP; encoded by the coding sequence atgagctccgtcggagcggtttcagcggcccagtcgggccgcggtaacaggttttttgcggctACTGCCGATGATTACCAGGTTATTCTGCCCAATCTGCCATCCGGACGCATCGTCGCCAACACCGTTTTCATGCACGGCGATCCAAGAGCCCGGCCGTATCGTGTTGAAGACTACCGGGACACTTTGGCCAACCTTGGTGCGCTTCCCGAcgttgtggcgttgggggcgtatcaaatgaaccacgtgtgggctgtgacaatgactactgctgatgctgctcagaagctgctgttggccgtcgacgtgaaggtaaaggatcgcccatgtttgctcattgatccgaataaccgagaggttcgcgtaaagctgcactggttgctgcatggcgttaccgacgaagacgttcgcgtggcactgtcgccctacgggaaggtgttggaagtgacccgggagaagtggcgggcgctcggtgtcactgaaaaagggtcgacgactcgtacagttggactaaaattgcatgccgacgtcaaaatagacgatattccgcatcagctgaagatagccggagagctaactcttgttgttgtgccgggccgcgctcctctgtgtctgcgctgcaagagcaccgggcacattcgtcgcgactgcaaagtgccgcgctgtagtcgttgtcgtcgtttcggccacgtcgatgctgattgcgcaaagacgtacgccagcgtagccggaccagtgcaggcaaacgacatatcggaccacctgatggacgaggaagactcagaggaaacagcaaggacgagccgtaacctggttacgcaaggtgcatcgtcgaactttcaaggggaacaactaattgacggcggagataaacccgcagacaagcggcgacatgacgacgcagaaggcgggaacgagaaggatgaggcaagcactacgggccacccctctcccggaggaggcgagaaaccacccaccgagccggcaccagtcaccgtgatggacagcgacagtattagtgccgctgcaaagcgacctcacgacgcaggcgaaaatgggaaggagcttagtgtcgttgctgcagacgagccgccagccaagacgactgttggacggcgtccttaa